Genomic DNA from Salinibacter pepae:
ACCGGATGCCGATTCCGCTCTGGAGTCGCCTCCGCTTGGATCGTGGAGCAAGAGTCGGAAGTAGTCTTCTACGATCTTGGAGACGGAGGTCCCCCGCTCTTCAGCTAACTGCTTGGCACGTTCCTTCAAACCGTCGTCGAGACGAAGAGTAAGCTTTGACTTCATTACTAGTTCTACCGGTATACGTCAACAAGTGCGCTTTTGTGACGTGCACCAGTTGCTTCGTTCTCTGTTCCTTCATCTGGGGCCCGTTCGGTGCTGCCGGGGTTCTGATTTCGGGGACAGCTCCAGCCGATCGTACGGGAATGAGTAACCGCTGGACCGAAGCGAACGTCCGCAGCTTGGTTTGGACCTGACCCGTGTTGGTGGACGTTTCTTCACTTTCGAACCAACAGGTATTTACCATGCCAAGAACCCGTCCACCATACCCACAGAAGTTTAGGGATCAAATCGTGGAACTGGCGCGAAACGGACGAACGCCATCGGATCTGGCTGAGGAGTTTGAACCAACCGCGACAACGACCTCGGGCTGGCTGAACCAAGCCGATCGAGACGAGGGCAAAAGCGCCGAGGGCCTTTCCAGCGACGAACGGGAAGAGCTTCGCGAGCTCCGCAAGAAGTTGCGTGAGCCAAAGCAGGAGCGGGATATCCTGGCAAAAGCGACGGCCTAATCCCAAGAGGGAAAAAGGCGATGTACCGCCAAAATCTTCCGGTTCATATACTTCTGCCAGGCCGAATTTCCAATCAGCGCGATGTGTCGTGTCCTCGGTGTCAGCCGGAGTGGATACTACGCATGGCGAAAACGCCTGCCCTCGAAGCGAGACCAAAAAGACGCGATGTTGACCAAACGAATCAGACAGATCCATGAGAACTCGCGAGGAACGTACGGGTCGCCTCGTGTCCACGCCGCTTTGCAGGCCGAAGGCGTCCGCGTCGCGAAAAAGCGCGTCGCTCGGCTCATGAAAGAGGCCGGCCTGCGAGGCGTAAGCCGTCGAAAACGGCCCTCTACGACCGTTTCTGGCGACACAGGGCGCCCCGTTCCCGACCTCGTGGATCGAGACTTTACCGCTTCTGGTCCCGACGAGCTCTGGGTGGCAAATATCACCTACGTGCCGACCCAGGAAGGCTATCTGTACCTGGCCGTCGTGATCGACGCCTACAGCAGGAAAGTTGTCGGCTGGGAGATGGCCGACCACCTGCGGAGTGAACTGGTGCTGGAGGCTCTGAACATGGCTGCCCGGCAACGAGAACCTGAGGAGACGGTCCATCACTCCGACCAGGGCTCACAGTATACATCAATCGCCTTCGGAGAGCGGCGGGAGGCCGAAGGGGTGCGTCCCTCAATGGGTTCGCGAGGCGACTGCTACGACAATGCGATGTGCGAGTCCTTCTTCGCAACACTCGAATGTGAGCTGATCGAGCGGGACACGCTCGCCAGCCAGTCGGAGGCTCGCCTCTCGGTCTTCGAGTTCATTGAGGGCTC
This window encodes:
- a CDS encoding DUF6364 family protein; this translates as MKSKLTLRLDDGLKERAKQLAEERGTSVSKIVEDYFRLLLHDPSGGDSRAESASGKNAVPDDLPPRTRQMVDALGPAKTDLDLDEDTEAWVDAMHEKHK